The nucleotide sequence GCCACGAGTTCCGCCTCATCGGGTTCGACCATGACCGCCACGTGTTTGCGCCCGTCGGGCAACGCCGTCGCCATGTCCCGATACTGGCGCAACGGCAAATAGCGCGGTGATTTCGGATACAAGATAAACCCCAGATAGTCCGCGCCGAGGCGGTCCGCAAACTCCGCATCCACCAACGTGGTCAGTCCGCAAAACTTGAGTCGAATTCCGTCAATCATCCTGCGATATTAAAACGCGTTGATCGTAGTGATCACGTGATCGATTTCCGCGTCCGTAAGCTCGGGGAAAATCGGCAGACTCAGGCAGTTCCGCGCCGTCTTTTCGGCGACGGGCAACGCGCCTTCCGCCGGTCCAACATCCGCGTAACACGGTTGCTGGTGGAGCGCGCGCGGATAGATCAAATCGGTGCCGATGTCGTGCGCAGCCAGGTGTTCGCGCAATGCCTCGCGTCGCGGATGCAACAGCGTGAACTGGTGATAGACGGAATCTCCCCACGGTGCGGGCTGCGGCAGAATTGTATCGGCCAATGTGATACCGTCACGATACCGCGCCGCGATCTTCCGTCGACCGGCCGTGTAGCGTTCAAGATGCTTCAACTTCACCCGCAGCGCGGCGGCCTGCAGGCCTTCCATGCGATAGTTGTAGCCAATGGCGTCGTGCTGGTAGCGGACATTGGAACCGTGCACGCGCAGCAGACGAACCTGGTCGAGCAAACCCTCATCCTGCGAAATAACGGCGCCGCCCTCGCCCACGCCGCCCAGGTTTTTAGTTGGATAAAAACTGAACGTTCCCGCCACGCCCATCGTGCCCACCGGGCGACCGTGATAGGTGGCCAGATGCGCTTGCGCGCAATCCTCGATCACGGGCAGGTCGCGCTCGCGACCGAGCGCGAGAATCGGATCCATATCCGCCGCTTGACCGAACAGATGCACCACCACGATCGCTTTGGTCTGTGGCGTAATCGCGGCGGCGATGGTTTCCGCCGTGGCGTTGAATGTGACCGGATCGACATCACAAAAAACGGGTTTCGCTCCGACGTAACTCGCCGTCCAGGCACTCGCAATAAATGTAAAGGCCGGCACGATCACGTCGTCGCCCGGACCGAGATTCAGGGCGCGGGCCACGGCGTGCAACGCGGCCGTGCCGTTGGCCACCCCGACGGCACTGGTCGCGCCCGATGCCGCCGCAAATTCGGCTTCAAAGGCGGTGACATCCGCCCCGAGACAGAACCGTCCGGCGTCGTAAGTTTCGGCAAATGCCGCGAGAATTTCGCTGCGCAACTCGCGGTGTGGGCGGGAGAGATCTAAAAACGGAACCTTCATGCAGAGGAAATCGGAGGGTGCCGGTGGGGTCGCGTCGCCGCAAGCGCCACCTGCCACGGCCCAGGGTGCAACGCTAGTCGTTCAAGTGGGTTACAAGCGCCGTGACCAGTTCGTCCAAGCCCGGTGCCGCGGCTTCGAAGTCGACCGCAAGTCCCAGCTCACGCAACGAAGCCGAGGTTTGCGGTCCCATCGATCCGCACTGCGGAACGGTGGCCGTCGGACCGAGTTTGAGCGAATCTCCCTGAGCCGCATACGCTTCGGCGGCCGAGGAACTGGCAAACAAGACGGCATCCGCGCCTTTGTCTCGAAAATCATGGGCGGCGGGATGTTCGCTGAGATCCAGTTTCTCAGTGCGATAAAGCGGCAGTAGATCGACGATGGCCCGGCCTTCCTGCTCCAGCTTTGCGACCAACGTGTCCCTATTCAGGTTGCCCGTGACCACCACGACCTTGGCGCTGTCCAAGCTGTCGGTGGCAATCAACGCATCGGCCAACGCCTCCGCCGTCGCCGCCTCGGGTCGGCACTCGACCTTGAGGTGATATTTTTCGATTTCGCGGGCGGTGGCGTCTCCGACACAAGCGAAACGCAGCAGGCCGAGCGCACGAATGTCGGCATAGGCCCGCATCACTTGCTCAAAAAAGACTTTCACGCCGTGGGCGCTGGTGAAGACGATCCAATCGTAGGTGCCGAGTTCCGAGAATATTTCGACGAGAAGCGTCGGGTCGACGTCGGGCACGACATTGATCAAGGGCAACTCGATGACTTCGGCCCCCAAATGTTCGAGTTTCGCTCGTAAACCGCTGTTGCCCTCGCGGGTCCGAGTGATGGCCACGCGCCGTCCGAACAGCGACAACTGCTCGAACCAATCCACCGTTTCCTGGTGGCGAACGACTTCGCCCACGATGATGATCGCCGGGGCTTTCAATCCGGCTTCCGTCACGGCATCCGCCACGGTGGCGACGGTTCCCGTCAAACTGCGCTGCCGTCCGAGCGATGCCCATTGCACCACGGCCACAGGCGTCGCCGGGTCGAGTCCGCCGTCTTGCAGGCCGGTCATAATATCGGGCAAACGACTCATGCCCATATAGATGGCCAGCGTCGTATTGCGCAGTCCGCCCAGTTTGGCCCAATCCACCTGCAACTCGTGCTTGTTGGGATCTTCGTGACCCGTGACCAAGACAAGCGACGAGCTGGTATTGCGCTGCGTGAGCGGGATCCCCGCGTAAGCGCCGGCCGCCAACGACGCCGTGACGCCCGGCACCACTTCAAAGCGAATCCCATCTGCGGCCAACGTGCGGGCTTCTTCGCCACCGCGCCCGAAGACGTAGGGGTCGCCGCCTTTGAGCCGCACGACCTGCTTGCCCGCCTTAGCGCGATCAACCAAAAGCGCCTCGATCTCGCTCTGCGGCACGGCGTGAAATCCGGCCTTTTTACCCACATAGACGATTTCGCAGCCCGGCTGACACCAGTCCACCAAATCGGGGTGCACCAAGTAGTCATAGACCAGGACATCCGCCGCCGCGATCAATTCGCGCGCGCGGAACGTTATCAAACCCAAATCGCCCGGACCTGCGCCCACGAGAAAAACTGTGCCTGTTTCGGCCATGGGCAACGGCTCGCAGAATCATCGGCCAGCGCCAAGCCATGTTTTGAAATTCAGGACTGAAATATCCCCCGCATGACCCTTTTTACCCCCCTGCTTCGCACGCACCAAGAGTCCGCCCCCAAAACTCATCGTGCTTCACTACGTGTTTTCAGCCGCATTTTCCCCACTTACTCGGGTCCTGACACCCCGTTTATTAGGGAATCTAACCCTTGTCATATGGGCTCTCGAACCTATCAATCGACTTAATGCAGGCAAGTTACGCTAACTTCCTGATCGCTACCCTGCGGCCACTCGTCCTTTCGCGGACGGTTTTGAGTGGTCTGGCACTGCTATTTTTTGCCACTTCGGCGTCGGCTCAGATCTATTGGGACAGTGGGGGGAACAACCGCTGGAACACGTCCAGCAGTTGGAATACGGATACGGTGCCCGGGATCAATGACGACGTGGTCTTCGACAACACGTATCAAGCCACCCTCGACTCGACCATCCAGCTGCGAGGCACGCGCAGTGCGGCCAGCGTGACGTTCGATACGGGCGACACCATCGCCATCGTCAATGGTAACGGGAACCGAACCCTCAATCTGCGCGATGGCGAAATCACGAGCCTCGGAGGCGGTTCGCACTCGTTCACCAACAACCGGATTCTGCTCCAGTCCGATGGAATCTTTCACGTGGCTGAATCGAGCACCTTGAGCATTTCAGCAAGTATCCGTGACAGCAGCGGAACGCGCGGCCTCACCAAAACCGGTGACGCCTTGCTCGTGCTCTCCGGTGCCAACACCTACTCGGGCACCACGACGGTGAGTGCCGGCACCCTGCGCTACGGTGCCAACAACACCATCGCGTCCGGTGCGGTCACCGTCAACGGGGGCACGCTCGATCTCGCCACCTATTCCGATACCGTGGGAGCGGTGACGCTTTCCTCCGGCACCATCACCAGCACCTCGGGCACGCTCTCCGGCTCCTCCTACGTTTTTACGAACAGTGGCACGGTGTCCGGCCAACTTGGCGGATTCGGCACGCTCACCAAAACCGGCACCGGCACGGTAACGATGTCCGGCGCGAACACGTATTCGGGTATCACCACCATCAGCAATGGCACGATTCTGGCCACCAACGCTTCGGCCCTCGGATCTTCAACCTGGAGCAATGTCATCAACGGAGGCACGCTCGCGCTTAGTGGCGGCATCAGCATGACCGAGGGCAGTTTTAACATCTCCGGCACCGGCTACAATAATCAGGGCGCGATCCAAAACGTCTCGGGTTCCAACACCCTCTCCGCCACGCTCTCTTTCACCGGCGACGCCACCATCCGTAGCGACGCCGACAGTCTCACCCTCTCCACGTTGTCCAACGGAAGTGGATACACGTCCGACTTGCTGGGCGACGGCGACATCACCGTGACCGGCAGCTATTGGAGCGGCGGCGACATGAACTTGGGCGGCGCTGGCGATCGATCTTTCAACGGTGCCATGAGCCTCAACTCCGGCAAGGTTCTCACCATCGATTCCACCGGCACCAATACCGTCACCGGGGCGCTCACCGCCGACGGCGGCATCGACATCAATGCCGGGACGACCGTCTTTTCCAGCACCGTAACTTCCACCGGCAACATGGATGTCGGGGCCAGTGCCGGGGCCGTTACCGTCGGCAGCACCACCAACCTCGGCGCGGGTTCGCTGACGATCAACAACGCGGCGACCAATACATTCACCGGCAATCTCACGGCCAACGGCGGCATCGATTTGAACGGCGGCATCAATAATTTTGCCGCCAACGTGACTGCGTCGGGCGGCATGGACATCGGGGCCGCCGCCGGCGCGACCTCCGTAACCGGCTACACCGCGCTCAGCGGCGGCACCCTCGCGATCAACAACAGCGCGACCAACTCCTTCACGGGTGCCGTCACCGCCAACGGCGGCGTCGATATCAACGGTGGCACGAACTCGTTTGGTAATACCATCACGGCATCTGGCGGCATGGATATCGGTGCGAGCGCCGGCGCCACCAACGTGACCGGCACCACCAACCTTTCCAGTGGCACCCTCAGCATCAACAATTCCGCCACCAATAATTTCGCTGCCGTCACGGCCAATGGCGGTATCACGATCAACGCCGGCACCAATAACTTTTCGGGCACCGTCGCCAGCTCGGCTGGTTTGGATCTGGCCGCCGGAGCCGATGACACGTCCTTCACCGGCACCGTCAATCTTTCCACCGGCACGCTCAACATTGCCAATGCCGGCGCCAATACTTTCGGTGGCAATTTGACCGCAGGCACTATGAACCTCGATGGCAGCGGCACCACGACGTTGTCCGGTTCCGGCAGCAACAGTATCGCGACGACCAACTTCAATTCCGGCACGCTCGTCCTCAACAAAACCCCCGGCATCAATGCCCTTTCCGGCACCGT is from Synoicihabitans lomoniglobus and encodes:
- the cobA gene encoding uroporphyrinogen-III C-methyltransferase, with product MITFRARELIAAADVLVYDYLVHPDLVDWCQPGCEIVYVGKKAGFHAVPQSEIEALLVDRAKAGKQVVRLKGGDPYVFGRGGEEARTLAADGIRFEVVPGVTASLAAGAYAGIPLTQRNTSSSLVLVTGHEDPNKHELQVDWAKLGGLRNTTLAIYMGMSRLPDIMTGLQDGGLDPATPVAVVQWASLGRQRSLTGTVATVADAVTEAGLKAPAIIIVGEVVRHQETVDWFEQLSLFGRRVAITRTREGNSGLRAKLEHLGAEVIELPLINVVPDVDPTLLVEIFSELGTYDWIVFTSAHGVKVFFEQVMRAYADIRALGLLRFACVGDATAREIEKYHLKVECRPEAATAEALADALIATDSLDSAKVVVVTGNLNRDTLVAKLEQEGRAIVDLLPLYRTEKLDLSEHPAAHDFRDKGADAVLFASSSAAEAYAAQGDSLKLGPTATVPQCGSMGPQTSASLRELGLAVDFEAAAPGLDELVTALVTHLND
- a CDS encoding DegT/DnrJ/EryC1/StrS family aminotransferase, giving the protein MKVPFLDLSRPHRELRSEILAAFAETYDAGRFCLGADVTAFEAEFAAASGATSAVGVANGTAALHAVARALNLGPGDDVIVPAFTFIASAWTASYVGAKPVFCDVDPVTFNATAETIAAAITPQTKAIVVVHLFGQAADMDPILALGRERDLPVIEDCAQAHLATYHGRPVGTMGVAGTFSFYPTKNLGGVGEGGAVISQDEGLLDQVRLLRVHGSNVRYQHDAIGYNYRMEGLQAAALRVKLKHLERYTAGRRKIAARYRDGITLADTILPQPAPWGDSVYHQFTLLHPRREALREHLAAHDIGTDLIYPRALHQQPCYADVGPAEGALPVAEKTARNCLSLPIFPELTDAEIDHVITTINAF